GTGATGTTTGTGGCCAACCATGGATTCCTCCTCTTCCGCTGCAGCTCGCGCCCGCATTCGACATGTACCCTCCGGACAAGCCTCGCACGTCCGGTGCCGGGCCAGCGATCCAGCCGCTGACGTGCGAAGACGCTTCGCGGCCGGACCGGATGAACCGGTTAGCTTTAGCCTACCTGCTGTTCGTACTCGGATGCACTGAGCAGCGACTCCACGGCATCGGCTTCGGCGAGTTTGACTTCGATCAGCCAGCCATCACCGTACGGATCAGTGTTGATCAGTGCCGAATCGGTGTCCAGCGAATCGTTGCGGGCCACTACTTCGCCGCTGACCGGGGCGTAGATGTCGCTCACGCTCTTGGTGGATTCCACTTCGCCCACGACTTCATTCGCGGTGATCTTCGTGCCGATCTCCGGCATCTGCGCGTAAACAACATCTCCGAGTGCGTCCTGGGCGAAGTCGGTGATGCCCACCCGGACCACGCCGTCGGAATTCGGGGCTGATACCCACTCGTGTTCGGCCGTGTAGGACAGGTCTTCGGGAATGTTGCTCATCAGGGGCCTTTCATCGGGTCAAACACCAATGTCAACGGGGCCTGGGAAACAAGCCGCCGCTGAAAGTATAGGCACAACTCGGCGGGCGTTCGAGGAGGATTCTGACATGATGGGCGGATGAGAGATCATGCTAACGGCCAGGCCCCGGCGGGCGCCGACAGCCGGGACTGCAGCAGGTAATCCATGCCCGAACTTCCCGAAGTCGCAGGCCTGGCCGGTTTCCTGGATGAGCAGCTTAGGGGAAGCGTGTTCAGCAAAGTCCAGATCGTCTCCTTCGCCGTGCTGAAGACGGCGGATCCGCCGTACTCCGCCCTGCAGGGCAGGACCGTGACGGGGGTGCGGCGCTTCGGGAAGTTCGTCAGCATTGATGCCGGCGGCCTGTCCTTCGTTTTCCACCTCGCCAAGGCCGGCTGGGTCCGGT
Above is a window of Arthrobacter pascens DNA encoding:
- the gcvH gene encoding glycine cleavage system protein GcvH, whose amino-acid sequence is MSNIPEDLSYTAEHEWVSAPNSDGVVRVGITDFAQDALGDVVYAQMPEIGTKITANEVVGEVESTKSVSDIYAPVSGEVVARNDSLDTDSALINTDPYGDGWLIEVKLAEADAVESLLSASEYEQQVG